A window of the Candidatus Krumholzibacteriia bacterium genome harbors these coding sequences:
- the uvrA gene encoding excinuclease ABC subunit UvrA, producing MKQKDLVVRGAREHNLKNINVTLPRNRLVVVTGLSGSGKSSLAFDTIYAEGHRRYVESLSAYARQFLGQMEKPDVDRIEGLSPAISIEQKTTGRNPRSTVGTMTEIYDYLRLLFARAGTPHCPTCGREIAQQTIQQIQDRILSFTPNTRVAILAPLVRGRKGEHRKVFETIETQGFVRARVDGVIVDVDSPPRLNRQQKHDIDAVVDRLTVDPRNARRIADSLEAASRLANGNITVIAGGEDHVFSLQFACAHCGTGFGEMSPRLFSFNSPYGACAECSGLGSRMDFNEALVVPDAMRTIGHGALAPMGKLKGDWGRSQLEALGEHVGFDLDTPWKDLPKKAHKAILHGIDGEIAVKMDFARVEGEYRTDWEGVIPWLRRRHRSTSSDSVRKWIETFMTVEPCAACAGARLRPEALAVHVCGNTIAEVCRWSVARALFEINGFKLQGNAAIIGAPILHEIVSRIRFLVDVGLGYLSLDRSSATLAGGEAQRLRLATQIGSKLMGVLYILDEPSIGLHHRDNARLIKTLKELRDIGNTVIVIEHDRDTIMAADYVVDLGPGAGVHGGEVVAAGAPEEVMRAPDSATGRYLRMDAPVISRGARRHLIDQSVVVRGARENNLKRIDVAFPIGVFSVVSGVSGSGKSTLVNDILYRAVHREIYGGNELPGAHDRIDGLDHIDKVIDIDQSPIGRTPRSNPATYTGLFTPIRDLFAQLPEARARGYKVGRFSFNVAGGRCERCEGDGVIKVEMHFLPDVYVACETCKGRRYNHETMQVTYKGLSIADVLDLSVEAAADVFSSFPVIRRTCDTLASVGLGYIKLGQQATTLSGGEAQRVKLATELAKRGTGKTLYILDEPTTGLHHDDVRMLLDVLNKLVDKGNTVIVIEHNPDVILAADHIIDLGPEGGEAGGEVVATGSPYDIMQCAESHTGAMLREMAASNPAAGLEVAPRGGNVA from the coding sequence ATGAAGCAAAAAGATCTCGTCGTCCGGGGTGCCCGGGAACACAACCTCAAGAACATCAACGTCACCCTGCCGCGCAACCGGCTGGTGGTGGTGACCGGCTTGAGCGGCTCCGGGAAGTCCTCACTCGCCTTCGATACCATCTATGCCGAGGGGCACCGGCGGTACGTCGAGAGTCTCTCTGCGTACGCCCGCCAGTTCCTGGGGCAGATGGAGAAGCCCGACGTGGACCGTATCGAGGGGCTTTCGCCCGCCATCTCCATCGAGCAGAAGACCACCGGGCGCAACCCGCGGTCGACCGTCGGCACCATGACCGAGATCTACGACTACCTGCGCCTGCTCTTTGCGCGCGCGGGGACGCCGCACTGTCCCACCTGCGGTCGCGAGATCGCGCAGCAGACCATCCAGCAGATCCAGGATCGCATCCTGTCGTTCACCCCCAACACGCGCGTGGCCATCCTGGCGCCGCTGGTGCGGGGACGCAAGGGCGAGCACCGCAAGGTATTCGAAACCATCGAGACCCAGGGGTTCGTGCGCGCGCGCGTCGACGGTGTCATCGTGGACGTCGACAGCCCGCCCAGGCTCAACCGCCAGCAGAAGCACGACATCGACGCGGTGGTGGACCGGCTCACCGTGGATCCCAGGAACGCGCGCCGCATCGCCGATTCGCTGGAGGCGGCGTCGCGACTCGCCAACGGTAACATCACCGTGATTGCGGGTGGCGAGGACCATGTGTTTTCGCTGCAGTTCGCGTGTGCGCATTGCGGCACGGGCTTCGGCGAGATGTCGCCGCGACTGTTCTCGTTCAACTCGCCGTACGGCGCCTGCGCGGAGTGCTCCGGCCTGGGTTCGCGCATGGATTTCAACGAGGCACTGGTGGTGCCCGACGCAATGCGCACCATCGGGCACGGTGCGCTGGCGCCCATGGGCAAACTCAAGGGCGACTGGGGGCGTTCGCAACTCGAGGCGCTGGGCGAGCACGTGGGCTTCGACCTGGATACGCCGTGGAAGGACCTGCCGAAGAAGGCGCACAAGGCGATCCTGCACGGCATCGACGGTGAGATTGCGGTGAAGATGGATTTCGCCCGCGTCGAGGGCGAATACCGCACCGACTGGGAGGGCGTCATCCCGTGGTTGCGCCGCCGCCACCGCAGCACCTCGTCCGACAGCGTGCGCAAGTGGATCGAGACCTTCATGACCGTCGAACCCTGCGCAGCCTGCGCCGGGGCACGACTGCGGCCGGAAGCACTGGCGGTGCACGTGTGCGGCAACACCATTGCGGAGGTGTGCCGCTGGAGCGTGGCGCGGGCGCTGTTCGAGATCAACGGATTCAAGCTGCAGGGAAACGCCGCCATCATCGGCGCGCCCATCCTGCACGAGATCGTTTCGCGCATCCGTTTCCTGGTGGACGTGGGGCTGGGCTACCTGTCGCTCGACCGCAGTTCGGCCACGCTGGCTGGCGGCGAAGCGCAGCGGCTGCGCCTCGCCACCCAGATCGGATCCAAACTGATGGGCGTCCTTTATATACTCGACGAGCCGTCCATCGGCCTCCACCACCGCGACAACGCCCGTCTCATCAAGACACTCAAGGAGTTACGCGACATCGGCAACACCGTCATCGTGATCGAGCACGACCGCGACACCATCATGGCGGCGGACTACGTGGTGGACCTCGGGCCGGGTGCCGGCGTCCACGGTGGTGAGGTGGTGGCCGCGGGGGCGCCGGAGGAGGTCATGCGCGCCCCCGACAGCGCGACCGGTCGCTACCTGCGCATGGATGCGCCGGTGATATCGCGTGGTGCGCGCCGCCACCTGATCGATCAGAGTGTCGTGGTGCGTGGTGCGCGCGAGAACAACCTCAAGCGCATCGACGTGGCGTTTCCCATCGGGGTGTTCAGCGTGGTGAGTGGTGTGAGCGGATCGGGCAAGAGCACGCTGGTCAATGACATCCTCTATCGCGCCGTGCACCGTGAGATCTACGGCGGCAACGAGCTGCCCGGCGCGCACGACCGCATCGATGGTCTCGACCACATCGACAAGGTGATCGACATCGATCAGTCGCCCATCGGGCGGACACCGCGTTCCAATCCGGCCACCTACACCGGGCTGTTCACGCCCATCCGCGACCTGTTTGCGCAACTGCCCGAGGCGCGCGCGCGCGGCTACAAGGTGGGGCGCTTCAGTTTCAATGTGGCCGGCGGGCGGTGCGAGCGCTGCGAGGGCGACGGCGTGATCAAGGTGGAGATGCACTTCCTGCCCGACGTGTACGTCGCCTGCGAGACGTGCAAAGGGCGCCGCTACAATCACGAGACGATGCAGGTGACGTACAAGGGGTTGAGCATCGCCGACGTGCTGGACCTGAGTGTCGAGGCGGCGGCGGATGTCTTTTCCAGCTTTCCGGTCATCCGGCGCACGTGCGACACGCTCGCCTCTGTGGGGTTGGGCTACATCAAGCTCGGCCAGCAGGCCACCACCCTGTCCGGGGGGGAGGCGCAGCGCGTCAAACTGGCCACGGAACTGGCCAAGCGCGGCACCGGCAAGACCCTCTACATCCTGGACGAGCCCACCACCGGGCTCCACCACGATGACGTGCGGATGCTCCTCGACGTCCTCAACAAGCTTGTGGATAAAGGAAATACCGTTATTGTGATCGAGCACAACCCCGATGTAATATTGGCTGCCGATCACATCATCGACCTCGGTCCGGAGGGTGGGGAGGCGGGTGGCGAGGTGGTGGCGACCGGTTCTCCGTACGACATCATGCAGTGCGCCGAGTCGCACACGGGTGCCATGCTGCGAGAGATGGCCGCATCGAATCCCGCCGCCGGACTGGAAGTGGCGCCGCGCGGTGGTAACGTCGCCTGA
- the gcvT gene encoding glycine cleavage system aminomethyltransferase GcvT, producing MTKLSRTPLYDAHIAAGARMVPFAGFEMPVSYRGVIEEHTAVRERVGLFDASHMGEFIVSGPDTWPWLDSVVTNDCSKLAADGVLYTVMCRHNGTVVDDLLVSRLADDRALVVVNASNIDKDFAHMKGQLRGNVQLENDSNAWALIAVQGPKAHDTVKATPMLAAIRAEVDSILYYRWRSLEVDGERLIVSRTGYTGERGFEIFVPPARALELWDQLMAAGAPSGIAPAGLGARDTLRFEASLCLYGHELDDETTPLEAGLNWLVKLGKGDFTGRAALAAEKESGSKRKLLGFELEGRNIARQGYAVMRGDSMVGKVTSGTHAPTLKKSLCMAYVDADSVDAELAIQVRTTPIPARRVPIPFYPSRARD from the coding sequence ATGACCAAACTTTCACGGACTCCCCTCTACGACGCCCACATTGCGGCCGGCGCCCGCATGGTGCCTTTCGCCGGCTTCGAGATGCCGGTGAGCTACAGGGGCGTCATCGAGGAACACACCGCGGTGCGCGAGCGGGTGGGCCTGTTCGACGCCAGCCACATGGGCGAGTTCATCGTCTCCGGGCCGGATACCTGGCCGTGGCTCGACAGCGTGGTGACCAACGATTGCTCGAAACTGGCCGCGGACGGCGTCCTCTATACGGTGATGTGCCGCCACAATGGCACGGTGGTGGACGACCTGCTGGTCTCACGCCTGGCCGACGACCGCGCCCTGGTGGTGGTGAACGCATCCAACATCGACAAGGACTTCGCGCACATGAAGGGCCAGCTGCGGGGCAACGTGCAACTGGAGAACGACAGCAACGCATGGGCGCTGATCGCCGTGCAGGGTCCGAAGGCGCACGACACGGTCAAGGCGACGCCCATGCTGGCCGCCATTCGCGCCGAGGTCGATTCCATTCTATATTACCGCTGGCGCTCCCTCGAGGTTGACGGGGAGCGTCTCATTGTCTCGCGCACCGGTTACACCGGTGAGCGGGGCTTCGAGATATTCGTTCCGCCCGCCCGCGCCTTGGAGTTGTGGGACCAGTTGATGGCGGCCGGGGCTCCCTCCGGCATTGCACCCGCGGGGCTGGGCGCGCGCGACACGCTGCGCTTCGAGGCCTCGTTGTGCCTGTACGGCCACGAGCTGGACGACGAGACCACGCCGCTCGAGGCCGGGCTCAACTGGCTGGTGAAGCTGGGCAAGGGCGACTTCACGGGCCGCGCCGCGCTCGCCGCGGAGAAGGAATCTGGCTCGAAGCGGAAGCTGCTGGGTTTCGAACTGGAGGGACGCAACATCGCCCGCCAGGGTTACGCGGTGATGCGCGGGGACTCGATGGTGGGCAAGGTGACCAGCGGAACCCATGCGCCCACGCTCAAGAAGAGTCTGTGCATGGCGTACGTGGATGCGGACAGCGTCGACGCCGAACTGGCCATCCAGGTGCGCACCACGCCCATCCCGGCGCGGCGCGTGCCCATTCCGTTCTATCCGAGCCGCGCAAGGGACTAG
- the gcvH gene encoding glycine cleavage system protein GcvH, translated as MDFKKVRFTKDHEWVRLDGGDEVTIGITDFASGELGDIVYVELPSVGDAVSAAQSMGTIEAVKTVADLFAPVSGVVTAVNGALEQGPDLVNKDPFGDGWFVRMKITAKAEFEALMDHAAYQEMIGK; from the coding sequence ATGGATTTCAAGAAGGTGCGCTTCACCAAGGATCACGAGTGGGTTCGCCTGGACGGTGGCGATGAAGTCACCATCGGCATCACCGATTTTGCATCCGGTGAACTCGGGGACATCGTTTACGTCGAGTTGCCGAGTGTCGGCGACGCGGTCAGCGCCGCGCAGAGCATGGGCACCATTGAGGCGGTCAAGACGGTCGCCGACCTGTTCGCGCCGGTATCCGGCGTGGTGACCGCGGTGAACGGAGCGCTGGAACAGGGCCCCGACCTCGTGAACAAGGATCCGTTCGGCGACGGCTGGTTCGTGCGCATGAAGATTACCGCGAAGGCCGAATTCGAAGCATTGATGGACCACGCCGCGTACCAGGAGATGATTGGAAAGTAG
- the gcvPA gene encoding aminomethyl-transferring glycine dehydrogenase subunit GcvPA, with amino-acid sequence MPYTYHTDDDRKAMLDALGIKAEDELLKVIPEKHRVRGLLPIDQGRTEPETMRKLFALAERNAPAARLVSFLGGGIYDHTVPSVVKNISSRPEFATAYTPYQAEASQGTLQVIFEFQTHIARLTRMPVANASMYDGASALAEACLMAAKITRRDVVLVSSVLNPRYRRVLEAYVTGQSVEIHTIPAAASGEFDAAALRAALGDTVAAVVVQTPNYLGVLERPWDFEHEVHAAGALLVASVDPVSLSVLRPPGEWGADIAVGECQPLGNDVSYGGPLIGFMACRSNHIRQMPGRIVSATTDIEGRPAFVLTLQTREQHIRREKATSNICTNQGLLATRATVYLSLLGEHGFSELGRVCHARARRLADAIGACDGYSLQYRAPFFREFVVACPVEADMVVATARKEGILAGIPLARYFGAAARNQLLVAVTEKHQDEDFDRFCAVLKRAAMVKVG; translated from the coding sequence ATGCCGTACACGTATCATACCGACGACGATCGTAAGGCCATGCTCGATGCCCTCGGGATCAAGGCCGAGGATGAACTGCTCAAGGTCATACCTGAGAAGCATCGCGTGCGCGGGCTGCTTCCCATCGACCAGGGCCGTACCGAACCGGAGACCATGCGCAAGCTGTTCGCGCTGGCGGAGCGCAACGCGCCTGCCGCGCGCCTGGTGAGTTTTCTGGGCGGCGGCATCTACGACCACACCGTGCCCTCGGTGGTGAAGAACATCTCCAGCCGGCCGGAGTTCGCCACCGCGTATACGCCCTACCAGGCCGAGGCCAGCCAGGGCACGCTGCAGGTGATCTTCGAGTTCCAGACCCACATCGCGCGCCTGACGCGCATGCCGGTGGCCAACGCGTCCATGTACGACGGCGCGTCCGCGCTGGCCGAGGCGTGTCTGATGGCGGCCAAGATCACACGCCGCGACGTGGTGCTGGTTTCCAGCGTGCTCAACCCGCGCTACCGCCGCGTGCTCGAGGCGTACGTGACCGGCCAGAGCGTTGAGATCCACACCATCCCGGCGGCTGCGAGCGGGGAGTTCGACGCCGCCGCGCTGCGCGCCGCCCTGGGCGACACGGTGGCGGCGGTGGTGGTGCAGACGCCGAACTACCTCGGCGTGCTGGAGCGTCCGTGGGACTTCGAGCACGAAGTCCACGCGGCGGGCGCGCTGCTGGTGGCAAGCGTGGACCCGGTATCGCTCTCCGTGCTGCGCCCGCCGGGCGAGTGGGGAGCCGACATCGCGGTGGGCGAGTGCCAGCCGCTGGGCAACGACGTGAGCTACGGCGGCCCCCTGATCGGTTTCATGGCGTGCCGCAGCAACCACATCCGCCAGATGCCGGGGCGCATTGTCAGCGCGACCACCGACATCGAGGGGCGGCCCGCGTTCGTGCTGACGCTGCAGACGCGCGAGCAGCACATCCGGCGCGAGAAGGCGACGTCGAACATCTGCACCAATCAGGGGTTGCTGGCGACGCGCGCCACGGTGTACCTGAGCCTGCTGGGTGAGCATGGTTTCTCTGAACTGGGGCGCGTGTGCCACGCGCGCGCGCGCAGGCTGGCGGACGCCATCGGTGCGTGCGACGGATACTCGCTGCAGTACCGCGCGCCGTTCTTCCGCGAGTTCGTGGTGGCGTGTCCGGTGGAGGCCGACATGGTGGTGGCGACCGCCCGCAAGGAGGGAATCCTGGCCGGGATACCACTGGCGCGCTATTTCGGCGCCGCCGCGCGCAACCAGTTGCTGGTCGCGGTGACCGAGAAGCATCAGGACGAGGATTTCGACCGATTCTGCGCGGTGCTCAAGCGTGCCGCCATGGTGAAGGTGGGTTGA
- the gcvPB gene encoding aminomethyl-transferring glycine dehydrogenase subunit GcvPB: protein MSHDFSGTIYGRSRPGRHGYHIATQKSPAPADIPGEYLREGRIGLPEVSEPQVMRHYVDLSTKNHHVDKDLFPLGSCTMKYNPKVNEDVAAMVGFAGLHPEQDDADAQGALEIMHALERELAAIAGMDAVTLQPAAGAQGEMTGLLLARAYFADRKQLRRKVLVPDSAHGTNPATATITGFETHTFRSGKDGRVDLDVLGSVLDDDVAVLMLTVPNTLGLFETHIAEIVEAVHRKGGLCYMDGANMNALMGQARPGDFGFDMMHYNLHKTFSTPHGGGGPGSGPVAVKSHLEPFLPLPRVTGSNGAFRLDYNRPQSIGALHSFFGNFGIYLRAYTYITRLGADGIKRASATAILNANYLAHRIAPAYPIPYGERCMHEFVASGEPLKKFGVKTLDVAKRLLDAGFYAPTVYFPLTVPEALMVEPTETESKETLDRFADVMLRIAKEAAESPSLLTSAPTRTPVRRLDETTANRSPIVTVPLDS from the coding sequence ATGAGCCACGATTTTTCAGGCACCATCTACGGACGCAGCCGCCCCGGGCGGCACGGTTATCACATCGCCACCCAGAAGTCCCCCGCGCCGGCAGACATCCCGGGCGAGTACCTGCGCGAGGGCCGCATCGGATTGCCCGAGGTGAGCGAGCCGCAGGTGATGCGTCACTACGTGGACCTGTCGACGAAGAATCACCACGTCGACAAGGATCTGTTTCCGCTCGGGTCGTGCACCATGAAGTACAACCCGAAGGTCAACGAGGACGTCGCCGCCATGGTGGGTTTTGCGGGTCTGCACCCGGAGCAGGACGACGCGGACGCGCAGGGTGCACTGGAAATCATGCACGCGCTGGAGCGGGAACTTGCCGCCATCGCGGGCATGGACGCGGTCACGCTGCAGCCCGCGGCGGGCGCCCAGGGCGAAATGACCGGACTGCTGCTGGCGCGCGCCTACTTCGCCGACCGCAAGCAGTTGCGCCGCAAGGTGCTGGTGCCGGACTCGGCGCACGGTACCAATCCCGCCACCGCGACCATCACCGGATTCGAGACGCACACCTTCCGTTCCGGCAAGGACGGCCGCGTGGACCTCGACGTACTGGGCAGCGTGCTGGACGACGACGTCGCCGTGCTCATGCTCACCGTCCCCAACACGCTGGGACTGTTCGAGACGCACATCGCCGAGATCGTGGAAGCCGTCCACAGGAAGGGCGGTCTGTGCTACATGGACGGCGCCAACATGAACGCGCTCATGGGGCAGGCGCGGCCGGGCGATTTCGGCTTCGACATGATGCACTACAACCTGCACAAGACCTTCTCCACGCCACACGGTGGCGGCGGGCCGGGCTCGGGTCCGGTGGCGGTGAAGTCTCACCTGGAGCCGTTTCTTCCCCTGCCGCGCGTGACCGGGAGCAACGGCGCCTTCCGCCTGGATTACAACCGGCCGCAGTCCATCGGTGCGCTGCACTCGTTCTTCGGGAATTTCGGAATCTACCTGCGCGCGTACACCTACATCACGCGTCTGGGCGCCGACGGTATCAAGCGCGCCAGCGCCACCGCGATTCTCAACGCCAACTACCTCGCGCACCGCATTGCGCCCGCCTACCCGATTCCGTACGGAGAGCGCTGCATGCACGAGTTCGTTGCCAGCGGCGAGCCGCTCAAGAAGTTCGGTGTGAAGACGCTCGACGTTGCCAAGCGGTTGCTCGACGCCGGATTTTACGCACCGACGGTGTATTTTCCGCTGACGGTACCGGAGGCGCTGATGGTGGAACCGACCGAGACCGAGAGCAAGGAGACGCTCGATCGCTTCGCGGACGTCATGCTGCGGATCGCAAAGGAGGCGGCCGAGTCGCCGTCCCTGCTGACCTCGGCCCCGACGCGAACACCGGTGCGCCGCCTGGACGAGACGACGGCGAACCGCAGCCCCATCGTTACCGTGCCCCTGGATTCCTAG